Proteins encoded together in one Desulfovibrio sp. UCD-KL4C window:
- the aprB gene encoding adenylyl-sulfate reductase subunit beta yields the protein MPTFVNPEKCDGCKGGEKTACMYICPNDLMILDPEEMRAYNQEPEACWECYSCVKICPQGAIEARPYGDFAPMGGTSIPMRSAEDIMWTVKFRNGDVKRFKFPIRTTPEGSINPYEGKPEPADLDSELLFTETELAVPQVNAGTKAEVGDAGKTLVIKDLL from the coding sequence ATGCCGACCTTTGTCAATCCAGAAAAGTGTGATGGCTGCAAGGGTGGAGAAAAAACCGCCTGTATGTACATCTGCCCTAATGATCTTATGATATTGGACCCCGAAGAAATGCGGGCTTACAACCAGGAACCAGAAGCATGTTGGGAGTGTTACTCCTGCGTGAAAATTTGTCCTCAGGGCGCTATTGAAGCTCGTCCTTACGGTGACTTTGCTCCTATGGGTGGAACTTCTATCCCAATGCGTTCAGCAGAAGACATCATGTGGACTGTTAAGTTCCGTAATGGTGATGTTAAGCGTTTCAAGTTTCCTATCCGTACTACTCCTGAAGGTTCAATCAATCCTTACGAAGGAAAACCTGAACCAGCTGATCTGGATAGCGAACTTCTCTTTACCGAAACTGAACTTGCTGTACCGCAGGTCAATGCCGGAACTAAGGCTGAAGTTGGCGATGCAGGTAAGACTTTAGTAATAAAGGATCTGCTTTAA
- a CDS encoding aconitate hydratase, whose protein sequence is MGFNITEKIISSHLVSGKMEPGSEIGLKIDQTLTQDATGTMAYLQFEAMGIDKVQTDLSVSYVDHNTLQMGFRNPDDHQYLRTVAAKHGVVFSPAGTGICHQLHLENFAKPGATLIGSDSHTPTAGGLGSLAMGAGGLSVALAMAGQPYSIPMPKVVKVELTGELTGWATSKDIILHLLGLLTVKGGVGKVFEFAGEGVATLSVPERSVITNMGAELGATTSIFPSDSQTEKFLKVMGRVEDFSELIADADATYSETILINLSELEPLVAQPHMPDRVVTVKSLAGLKVSQAAIGSCTNSSYSDLKTTALILTDHQLPQGVDLMISPGSKQVLKMLASDGLIAPLLDSGARLLECTCGPCIGMGGSPVSAGVSVRTFNRNFEGRSGTQDAKIYLASPQTAANLALAGEFTDPATWGTPPAKIDFPKEIPSIRHLFIFPPENGKNVELVRGPNIIPLESFSALPEKIASKVLLKVGDDITTDHILPAGAQITALRSNIPAISEYIFSRVDENFVNRMKKSDNGIILGGENYGQGSSREHAALGPRHLGVVAVIVKSLARIHRANLINFGILPLVLSDKSDYDKLSEGSGLTLDTTTLTPGGVAEMTTTEGFKVKVKNDLSEKELAIIVAGGLLNYVGRK, encoded by the coding sequence ATGGGTTTTAATATTACTGAGAAAATTATTTCCAGCCATTTAGTAAGCGGCAAAATGGAACCGGGCTCTGAAATCGGGCTTAAAATTGACCAGACATTAACTCAAGATGCCACCGGTACTATGGCTTACCTGCAATTTGAAGCCATGGGTATTGATAAAGTTCAGACGGACCTTTCTGTAAGCTATGTTGACCACAACACATTACAGATGGGCTTCCGTAACCCTGATGACCATCAATACCTCAGAACTGTTGCAGCTAAACATGGAGTTGTTTTCTCTCCAGCAGGAACTGGCATCTGTCATCAGTTGCACCTTGAAAACTTCGCTAAACCCGGCGCAACTCTGATCGGTTCTGACAGCCACACACCTACTGCCGGCGGACTCGGTTCTCTGGCTATGGGAGCAGGCGGGCTATCTGTAGCTCTTGCTATGGCGGGACAGCCTTATTCCATCCCCATGCCTAAAGTTGTCAAGGTTGAACTGACTGGAGAACTTACGGGCTGGGCTACATCTAAAGATATTATCCTGCACCTCCTTGGGCTGCTTACAGTCAAAGGAGGCGTGGGAAAAGTTTTTGAATTTGCAGGAGAAGGAGTAGCAACATTATCCGTTCCTGAACGCTCTGTTATCACGAATATGGGCGCAGAACTCGGCGCGACCACCTCTATTTTCCCAAGCGACAGCCAGACCGAGAAATTCCTCAAAGTCATGGGACGCGTTGAAGATTTCAGTGAGCTTATAGCTGACGCAGATGCAACTTATTCTGAAACAATCCTAATAAATCTCTCTGAACTTGAACCTCTGGTTGCACAGCCACACATGCCGGACCGTGTAGTGACCGTAAAATCACTTGCTGGACTCAAAGTCAGTCAGGCGGCAATCGGCTCATGTACCAACTCTTCATATTCAGACCTCAAGACAACTGCGCTCATTTTGACTGACCACCAGCTTCCGCAGGGTGTTGACCTCATGATTTCTCCCGGCTCTAAGCAGGTTTTAAAGATGCTCGCATCTGACGGGCTGATTGCTCCCCTGCTTGATTCAGGAGCTAGACTTCTAGAATGTACTTGCGGCCCGTGCATCGGCATGGGCGGTTCACCTGTGTCAGCAGGTGTCAGCGTAAGAACTTTCAACCGAAACTTTGAAGGCCGCAGCGGAACCCAAGATGCAAAAATTTACCTTGCATCACCTCAGACAGCAGCCAACCTAGCACTTGCAGGAGAATTCACTGATCCTGCAACTTGGGGAACTCCTCCTGCAAAAATTGACTTCCCTAAAGAGATTCCATCTATCCGCCACCTCTTCATTTTCCCACCTGAAAACGGTAAAAATGTAGAACTTGTCCGTGGACCTAATATTATACCGCTTGAAAGTTTTTCAGCACTGCCTGAAAAAATTGCTTCTAAAGTACTTCTTAAAGTAGGTGATGATATTACAACTGACCATATTCTTCCTGCCGGAGCGCAAATCACTGCTTTACGTTCTAACATTCCAGCAATCAGCGAATACATTTTCAGCCGTGTTGACGAAAATTTTGTCAATAGAATGAAAAAATCTGACAACGGAATTATTCTCGGCGGTGAAAACTACGGACAGGGCTCAAGCCGCGAGCACGCTGCACTCGGACCACGTCACCTTGGAGTTGTAGCTGTCATTGTTAAGTCACTTGCACGCATTCACAGAGCAAATCTTATCAATTTCGGCATCCTACCCCTTGTACTATCCGACAAGAGCGATTACGACAAACTATCTGAAGGAAGCGGCCTGACTCTCGACACAACAACTTTGACTCCCGGCGGAGTGGCAGAAATGACCACAACAGAAGGTTTTAAAGTTAAGGTCAAAAATGACCTTTCCGAAAAGGAACTGGCTATTATTGTAGCCGGTGGTCTGCTCAATTACGTGGGCAGAAAATAG
- a CDS encoding chorismate mutase, whose amino-acid sequence MPNYKKFDSHGDDSPRRPSLLQEIKDLDARLISLISRRNYLMGKAASKRKLKGLPLGDPDMERRIFETWTTEATDKKFNIKAARRVFEQLNALAYTCVAKPENRNLPSYALSPPRRPVKVVIDGPCSLFQSQLWIALAAMCSADATMSPLSVNDQLTELAKAFNQAGAHISWENDTIESRASEDGVSFEDKLVFAGDDEMTMFLVLAFGLKSPGKFKVAGGTILKQYDSRPLTALLAPLGARLNTLDLQSHGLPARLECGGNLVSALTITEDTPPKFAAALTLAAWTYPKGLTLNYEKDWSGISEIRDAVDVLNACGIKTDLTDTSCTVYPTKTFSFPEQPNIALDPELSAALLSIPAFAGGNVTIKGTWPKTSPKAKDALKALTLGGLIVKISDTEISSTKGDQPQSVNIDFGQASNLFPIGIALAVNSGTECSLQGINDTTLFEQGIELLERLGLQYARTESGVQITPGRLQWEDAWSAPTPYFGIALGLMAWIRPGLSLQNPGDITELWPRYWTLYNSLPEIDGLKDPEIKDRNDDAKSNRRRIKID is encoded by the coding sequence ATGCCCAATTACAAAAAATTCGATAGCCATGGTGACGACTCACCGCGCAGGCCTTCCCTGCTTCAAGAAATTAAAGATCTGGACGCACGCCTAATTTCACTGATTTCACGCAGAAACTACCTTATGGGTAAAGCTGCCTCTAAAAGAAAATTGAAAGGTTTACCTCTTGGCGACCCGGACATGGAAAGACGTATCTTTGAGACATGGACCACAGAAGCAACTGACAAAAAATTTAATATTAAGGCTGCTCGCAGAGTTTTTGAGCAGCTCAATGCTCTTGCATATACTTGCGTTGCCAAACCTGAAAACCGCAATCTGCCTTCTTACGCACTGTCACCTCCGAGAAGACCAGTAAAGGTTGTTATTGACGGACCATGTTCTCTATTTCAGTCTCAGCTATGGATTGCTCTTGCAGCAATGTGCTCTGCTGATGCGACAATGTCACCTCTATCTGTTAATGATCAGCTGACAGAACTGGCAAAAGCGTTCAATCAGGCTGGCGCTCATATTTCATGGGAAAATGACACTATTGAATCACGCGCATCCGAAGATGGAGTGTCCTTCGAAGATAAACTCGTCTTTGCAGGCGATGATGAAATGACCATGTTTTTAGTGCTTGCATTCGGACTAAAGTCCCCAGGCAAGTTCAAAGTAGCAGGTGGAACAATTCTCAAGCAGTACGACTCAAGACCTTTAACTGCTTTGCTAGCACCTCTCGGAGCCCGCCTCAACACTCTTGACCTTCAGAGTCACGGATTACCAGCTAGACTGGAATGCGGCGGGAATTTGGTATCTGCTCTCACAATTACCGAAGATACTCCTCCTAAATTTGCAGCAGCTCTAACCCTTGCAGCTTGGACATATCCTAAAGGCTTAACCCTTAATTATGAAAAAGACTGGTCTGGAATTTCAGAAATTCGCGATGCAGTTGACGTTCTGAATGCTTGCGGAATCAAAACAGATCTGACTGACACATCATGTACTGTTTATCCGACCAAAACATTTTCTTTCCCTGAACAGCCAAACATTGCATTGGACCCAGAACTCAGCGCGGCGCTGCTTTCAATCCCTGCTTTTGCAGGCGGAAATGTTACCATTAAAGGAACATGGCCGAAGACTTCTCCTAAAGCAAAAGATGCTCTTAAGGCTCTCACTTTAGGTGGTTTGATTGTAAAGATTTCCGACACTGAAATAAGTTCTACTAAAGGTGATCAACCGCAATCAGTTAATATTGACTTCGGACAGGCTTCAAATCTTTTCCCAATCGGAATTGCACTGGCTGTAAACTCCGGAACAGAATGTTCTCTTCAGGGAATTAACGACACGACCTTATTCGAACAGGGAATTGAACTTCTTGAACGGCTGGGACTCCAATACGCCCGAACTGAAAGCGGAGTTCAAATCACTCCCGGCAGATTGCAGTGGGAAGATGCCTGGAGTGCTCCAACTCCTTACTTTGGTATAGCACTGGGACTGATGGCTTGGATTCGCCCAGGACTTTCTTTGCAGAATCCCGGAGATATAACCGAACTATGGCCTCGTTACTGGACCTTATATAATAGTCTTCCTGAAATTGACGGCCTTAAAGACCCAGAGATTAAAGATCGTAATGATGACGCAAAATCAAACAGACGAAGAATCAAAATTGATTAG
- the aprA gene encoding adenylyl-sulfate reductase subunit alpha — MPLLPTKEAAKGVALAEPELIEKDVDLLLVGGGMGNCGVAYEACRWIEKAGGNLSIMLLDKAAMERSGAVAQGLSAINTYLGENNADDYVRMVRTDLMGIVREDLIFDLGRHVDDSVHLFEEWGLPCWIKKDGKNLDGAQAKAAGLSLRNGDACVRSGRWQMMINGESYKCIVAEAAKMALGEDNYMERIFIVKMLLDANEPNRIAGAVGFSTRENKVYVFKCNAAVVACGGAVNVYRPRSTGEGMGRAWYPVWNAGSTYTMCAQVGAEMTMMENRFVPARFKDGYGPVGAWFLLFKAKATNYKGEDYCETNRAMLKPYEDRGYAKGHVIPTCLRNHMMLREMREGRGPIYMDTATALQNTFKELSPAEQKHLESEAWEDFLDMCVGQANLWAAMNIKPEESGSEIMPTEPYLLGSHSGCCGIWVSGPDEEWVPEEYKVKADNGKIYNRMTTVNGLFTCADGVGASGHKFSSGSHAEGRIVGKQMVRWCVDHKDFKPTLKENIKDLAKELYQPWYTYEAGKSISTDPVVNPNYITPKNFMMRLVKCTDEYGGGVGTMYVTSDALLATGFKLLGMLEEDSLKLAARDLHELMRCWEQFHRLWTVRLHMQHINFREESRYPGFYYRGDFMGLDDANWKCFVNSKYDVEKGETVIFKKAYHQIIPV; from the coding sequence ATGCCTCTGCTCCCTACTAAAGAAGCTGCAAAGGGCGTTGCACTTGCAGAACCAGAACTCATAGAAAAAGACGTAGATCTTCTTCTCGTCGGTGGTGGTATGGGTAACTGCGGTGTTGCTTACGAAGCATGCCGTTGGATCGAAAAAGCTGGTGGAAATCTTTCAATCATGCTTCTCGACAAAGCCGCTATGGAACGTTCCGGTGCTGTTGCACAGGGCCTTTCCGCTATCAACACATATCTTGGTGAAAACAATGCTGACGATTACGTTCGCATGGTTCGTACCGACCTCATGGGCATCGTCCGTGAAGACCTTATTTTTGACTTAGGTCGTCACGTTGATGATTCCGTACATCTTTTTGAAGAGTGGGGCCTTCCTTGCTGGATCAAAAAAGATGGTAAAAACCTCGACGGTGCTCAGGCAAAGGCTGCTGGCCTCTCCCTGCGTAACGGCGATGCTTGCGTTCGTTCCGGACGTTGGCAGATGATGATCAACGGTGAATCCTACAAATGTATCGTTGCTGAAGCAGCTAAAATGGCTCTCGGCGAAGATAACTACATGGAACGTATCTTCATCGTTAAAATGCTTCTCGACGCTAACGAACCAAACCGCATCGCTGGTGCTGTTGGTTTCTCCACCCGTGAAAACAAAGTATACGTATTCAAATGCAACGCAGCTGTAGTAGCTTGTGGTGGTGCTGTAAACGTATACCGTCCTCGTTCCACTGGTGAAGGTATGGGTCGTGCATGGTATCCAGTATGGAACGCAGGTTCCACATACACCATGTGTGCTCAGGTTGGCGCTGAAATGACCATGATGGAAAACCGCTTCGTACCTGCTCGTTTTAAAGACGGTTACGGACCTGTTGGTGCATGGTTCCTGCTTTTCAAAGCTAAAGCAACTAACTACAAAGGCGAAGACTATTGCGAAACAAACCGCGCAATGCTCAAACCTTATGAAGATCGCGGATACGCTAAAGGACATGTTATTCCTACTTGTCTGCGTAACCACATGATGCTTCGTGAAATGCGCGAAGGTCGCGGTCCTATTTATATGGATACTGCTACTGCACTTCAGAACACTTTCAAAGAACTCTCACCTGCTGAACAGAAACACCTCGAATCTGAAGCATGGGAAGATTTCCTTGACATGTGTGTTGGCCAGGCCAACCTTTGGGCAGCTATGAATATCAAACCAGAAGAATCTGGTTCTGAAATCATGCCTACTGAACCTTACCTCCTCGGTTCACACTCCGGTTGCTGCGGTATCTGGGTTTCCGGACCTGACGAAGAATGGGTTCCTGAAGAATACAAAGTTAAAGCTGACAACGGTAAAATATACAACCGTATGACAACTGTTAATGGCCTCTTCACTTGCGCTGACGGTGTTGGTGCATCTGGTCATAAGTTCTCTTCCGGTTCACATGCTGAAGGCCGTATCGTTGGTAAGCAGATGGTTCGTTGGTGTGTAGATCACAAAGATTTCAAACCAACTTTGAAAGAAAATATCAAAGACCTCGCTAAAGAATTGTACCAGCCTTGGTACACTTACGAAGCAGGTAAATCCATCTCTACTGACCCAGTGGTCAACCCTAACTATATCACTCCTAAGAACTTCATGATGCGCCTCGTAAAGTGCACCGATGAATACGGTGGTGGTGTTGGTACCATGTACGTCACATCTGATGCTCTTCTCGCAACAGGCTTCAAGCTTCTCGGAATGCTTGAAGAAGATAGCTTGAAATTGGCAGCACGTGACCTCCATGAACTGATGCGTTGTTGGGAACAGTTCCACAGATTGTGGACTGTACGCCTGCATATGCAGCACATCAACTTCCGTGAAGAATCCCGTTATCCTGGATTCTACTATCGCGGAGACTTCATGGGTCTTGATGACGCCAACTGGAAATGCTTCGTAAACTCCAAATACGATGTTGAAAAAGGCGAAACCGTCATTTTCAAGAAAGCATACCACCAGATCATCCCTGTTTAA
- the argJ gene encoding bifunctional glutamate N-acetyltransferase/amino-acid acetyltransferase ArgJ: protein MLSIPKGFKFSCVNSGLRYKNRHDLTLILSDTPTVGAGVFTKNKFQAAPVTVCKETLKNSTSVRGALINAGQANACTGEEGITDCRKTLELVAKGLNIKPSELLPASTGVIGPRFDMDKWELAAPRLVESVGEADPVQAAKAIMTTDKFPKLAWESVEADNGTAKILGMCKGAGMICPDMATLLGFIICDAEVDPVWWQEAVKRCIDKSFNCITVDGDTSTNDTVLAFANGASDFKADTTETREALEAALLDVCQSLSYMIIQDAEGGTKVMSLNVLGAASDNDANLMARAIGNSPLVKTALFGEDPNWGRIVAAAGRSGAEFNPDNLTLHFGKITVFEKGKPVEGDMDALLEPIMRKQDIEVIITLGDGDGKASLLASDFSKEYIAINADYRS, encoded by the coding sequence ATGCTATCCATCCCTAAAGGTTTTAAGTTTTCCTGTGTAAATTCAGGTTTGAGATATAAAAATAGACATGACTTAACCCTGATACTCAGCGACACTCCTACGGTAGGTGCAGGAGTCTTTACAAAAAATAAATTTCAAGCAGCTCCAGTAACTGTCTGCAAGGAAACTCTTAAGAACTCTACTAGTGTACGAGGAGCTTTGATCAATGCAGGCCAAGCGAATGCTTGTACTGGCGAGGAAGGAATTACAGATTGCAGGAAAACCCTTGAACTGGTTGCAAAAGGTTTAAATATTAAACCTTCTGAACTTCTTCCTGCTTCTACAGGTGTTATTGGACCTCGGTTTGACATGGATAAATGGGAACTGGCTGCCCCTCGCCTTGTTGAATCAGTTGGAGAAGCGGATCCCGTGCAAGCGGCTAAAGCGATTATGACTACTGACAAATTCCCTAAACTAGCATGGGAATCAGTCGAAGCAGACAATGGCACCGCTAAAATACTAGGTATGTGTAAAGGTGCAGGCATGATCTGTCCCGACATGGCCACCCTGCTTGGATTCATTATATGCGATGCAGAAGTAGATCCAGTCTGGTGGCAAGAAGCTGTCAAACGGTGCATTGATAAATCTTTCAACTGCATAACTGTTGATGGCGACACAAGCACAAATGATACAGTTTTAGCCTTTGCTAATGGGGCATCAGACTTTAAAGCAGATACAACTGAAACTCGCGAAGCTCTTGAGGCTGCGCTTCTTGATGTCTGCCAGTCTCTATCTTATATGATAATTCAAGACGCTGAAGGCGGAACAAAGGTAATGTCCCTAAACGTTTTAGGAGCCGCAAGCGATAATGACGCGAACCTTATGGCCCGCGCTATCGGTAATTCCCCATTGGTCAAAACAGCACTCTTCGGCGAAGACCCTAACTGGGGTAGAATCGTCGCTGCTGCGGGTAGAAGCGGAGCAGAATTTAATCCTGACAATCTGACTCTTCACTTTGGAAAGATCACTGTTTTCGAAAAAGGCAAACCTGTTGAAGGTGATATGGACGCCCTGCTTGAACCAATTATGCGTAAGCAAGACATAGAAGTTATCATCACTCTTGGTGACGGAGACGGAAAAGCGTCACTTTTAGCTTCTGACTTCAGCAAAGAATATATTGCTATCAACGCAGACTATCGCTCATAA
- a CDS encoding peptidylprolyl isomerase, translated as MLDIMRQKAQGWGIKVLFGIIILVFIFAFGMSGFNGNTDPVIAYVNDEPIPTQEFVKVYRQTAEMLRQQNPKIDPDQLQSPEFKKAILNQLVNSKILESEAKRLGIGISNSELYYEISKIPAFANSDGKFDKSLYQRYLQGRQMSAATFEQDMRNSNLIQKIQEYVAIPAAPTEADARALFNWAGERAQIDYYYVSGADFLNKAKVTDSEIKKYYKDNPNNFTIPASSIVKYISFTPEELAVYEDVSPEEMNKYYAANKESYKQDAQVKASHILILVDEKASPAEIKKAEKKINKIFAKAKSGQNFAKLAKKYSEGPSKTKGGELGWFSKGSMVKPFEEAAFKLKKGEISKPVRTRFGFHIIKVEDTREAGQKSFDQVKSEIKNTIAQEKASDSISAKLDHALDLIASGMKLDAVGEELGVAVQKSEKATLKNLTRAFGMTEDAAKSIIVLPKGNTTEMPIAVDNGYLVAEKVEETPASLRPLDEVKKDIKEFLSQKQAMMLAKAKATIVMGKLTTPATAEKELKSIKKDLKTSESFGRDGFIPGLGMNPKLAETAFDSTKNNWMQQAFELPGGYIVARLDELIPPSDETWESQKQAIMSSLERQQANEIISSFMQELRSKAKVEVVRPDLLNN; from the coding sequence ATGCTGGACATTATGCGCCAAAAAGCCCAAGGATGGGGCATTAAAGTTTTATTCGGTATCATCATTCTGGTTTTTATTTTTGCCTTCGGCATGAGCGGTTTTAACGGTAACACTGATCCGGTCATAGCTTATGTTAACGATGAGCCTATTCCAACTCAGGAATTTGTTAAAGTTTATCGGCAAACAGCAGAAATGCTTAGACAGCAGAATCCTAAGATTGATCCTGACCAACTCCAGTCTCCTGAATTTAAAAAAGCGATCCTGAATCAGCTGGTTAATTCTAAAATTCTTGAATCTGAAGCTAAACGACTTGGTATTGGCATTTCAAACAGCGAACTCTACTACGAAATTAGTAAAATTCCTGCTTTTGCAAATTCTGATGGTAAATTTGATAAATCTCTTTACCAAAGATATCTACAGGGTAGACAAATGTCAGCCGCAACTTTTGAACAGGACATGCGTAACAGCAACCTAATTCAAAAGATTCAGGAATACGTAGCTATTCCAGCAGCCCCAACGGAGGCTGATGCTCGTGCGTTATTCAACTGGGCAGGCGAAAGAGCGCAGATAGATTATTACTATGTTTCCGGAGCAGACTTTTTAAACAAGGCAAAAGTCACTGACTCTGAAATCAAAAAATACTACAAAGATAATCCAAATAATTTTACGATTCCTGCCAGCAGTATTGTAAAGTACATTTCATTCACTCCTGAAGAATTGGCTGTATATGAAGATGTCAGCCCTGAAGAAATGAACAAATACTATGCGGCTAATAAAGAGAGCTACAAACAGGATGCACAGGTTAAAGCCAGCCATATTCTTATCCTTGTAGATGAAAAGGCCAGCCCTGCTGAAATTAAAAAAGCTGAAAAGAAAATCAACAAAATCTTTGCGAAAGCAAAATCAGGTCAGAACTTTGCAAAACTTGCAAAAAAATACTCTGAAGGCCCAAGCAAGACTAAGGGTGGAGAATTAGGCTGGTTCAGCAAAGGATCAATGGTAAAACCGTTTGAAGAAGCTGCATTTAAGCTTAAAAAAGGTGAAATCAGTAAACCTGTCCGTACACGCTTTGGGTTCCATATTATTAAAGTAGAAGATACTCGTGAAGCTGGTCAAAAATCTTTTGACCAGGTTAAATCTGAAATTAAAAATACAATTGCTCAGGAAAAAGCTTCTGATTCAATCAGCGCAAAACTTGATCATGCACTAGACCTTATTGCTTCAGGTATGAAACTTGATGCAGTAGGTGAAGAACTTGGAGTAGCTGTTCAAAAAAGTGAAAAAGCAACTCTTAAAAACCTTACCCGCGCATTCGGCATGACCGAAGACGCTGCGAAATCAATTATTGTACTTCCAAAAGGCAATACAACTGAAATGCCTATTGCTGTAGATAACGGATATCTGGTCGCTGAAAAAGTAGAAGAAACTCCTGCATCACTTCGTCCGCTTGATGAAGTTAAAAAGGACATCAAAGAATTCCTTTCTCAGAAACAGGCTATGATGCTGGCAAAAGCTAAAGCAACCATAGTGATGGGCAAGCTAACCACACCTGCTACTGCGGAAAAAGAACTTAAATCTATCAAGAAAGATCTTAAGACATCTGAATCTTTTGGTAGAGACGGTTTTATCCCTGGGCTTGGAATGAATCCTAAACTTGCTGAAACCGCTTTTGATTCAACCAAAAACAATTGGATGCAGCAGGCTTTTGAACTTCCAGGTGGTTACATAGTTGCAAGACTTGATGAGCTTATTCCTCCAAGCGACGAAACTTGGGAAAGCCAGAAGCAAGCTATTATGTCAAGCCTTGAACGCCAGCAGGCAAATGAAATAATTAGTTCATTTATGCAGGAATTGCGATCTAAAGCAAAAGTTGAAGTTGTTCGCCCGGATTTACTTAATAATTAG
- the sat gene encoding sulfate adenylyltransferase, which produces MSKLVAPHGGKGLVCCLLEGAELAAEQKKAAGLKQIEISGRAKGDLIMMGCGGFSPLNGFMKKADWKGVCENFLMADGTFWPVPVTLDVDEDVKVGEEVALVRNGEVYATMKIEEVYEMTEEDKKWECEKVFKGEGEESADDVFWKIALEDHPGVKMVMAQKKFNIAGPVKVLSEGEYPEQYKGVYLRPAETRAAFEEKGWSTVSALQLRNPMHRSHEFLAKISIEVCDGCLIHSLIGNLKPGDIPADVRVKAIDTLVEKYFVKDNVIQAGYPLDMRYAGPREGLLHATFRQNYGVNRMLIGRDHAGVGDFYGLFEAQEIFDKIPYAKEACPEPGKALLCEPMKIDWTFYCYKCDGMASLRTCPHSKEDRVILSGTKLRKALSDGAEVADHFGRDEVLVILRAYYEGLTEKVEVKMQGAASGDAM; this is translated from the coding sequence ATGTCTAAGCTCGTAGCCCCTCACGGTGGAAAAGGCCTTGTATGCTGCCTTCTCGAAGGCGCAGAACTCGCAGCAGAACAGAAGAAAGCTGCTGGTCTAAAACAGATCGAAATTTCCGGACGTGCTAAGGGTGACCTTATCATGATGGGTTGTGGTGGTTTCAGCCCTCTTAACGGCTTCATGAAAAAAGCTGACTGGAAAGGCGTTTGTGAAAACTTTCTGATGGCAGACGGAACATTCTGGCCAGTTCCTGTAACTCTTGACGTTGATGAAGACGTTAAAGTTGGCGAAGAAGTTGCTCTCGTCCGTAACGGCGAAGTATACGCTACCATGAAGATCGAAGAAGTCTATGAAATGACTGAAGAAGATAAGAAATGGGAATGCGAAAAAGTATTCAAAGGTGAAGGCGAAGAATCTGCTGATGATGTTTTCTGGAAAATCGCCCTTGAAGACCATCCTGGTGTCAAGATGGTTATGGCTCAGAAGAAATTCAACATCGCTGGCCCTGTTAAAGTTCTTTCCGAAGGCGAATACCCTGAACAGTACAAAGGTGTTTACCTCCGTCCTGCTGAAACTCGTGCAGCTTTTGAAGAAAAAGGCTGGTCCACAGTTTCCGCACTTCAGCTTCGTAACCCAATGCATCGTTCACACGAATTCCTCGCTAAGATTTCTATTGAAGTCTGCGACGGTTGCTTGATCCACTCATTGATCGGTAACCTGAAACCAGGAGACATTCCTGCTGACGTTCGTGTTAAAGCTATTGATACTCTCGTTGAAAAATACTTTGTTAAAGATAACGTTATTCAGGCTGGTTACCCTCTTGATATGCGTTATGCTGGTCCTCGTGAAGGTCTGCTCCACGCAACTTTCCGCCAGAACTACGGTGTTAACAGAATGTTGATCGGTCGTGACCACGCTGGTGTTGGTGACTTCTACGGCTTATTTGAAGCTCAAGAAATCTTCGACAAAATTCCTTACGCAAAAGAAGCATGTCCAGAACCTGGTAAAGCTCTCCTTTGTGAGCCAATGAAAATTGACTGGACCTTCTACTGCTACAAATGTGACGGTATGGCTTCTCTGCGCACCTGTCCTCATAGTAAAGAAGATCGCGTTATCCTTTCCGGAACTAAACTCCGTAAAGCTCTTTCTGACGGTGCTGAAGTTGCTGACCATTTCGGTCGTGACGAAGTTCTCGTTATTCTCCGTGCTTACTACGAAGGCCTCACCGAAAAGGTTGAAGTCAAAATGCAGGGCGCAGCTTCCGGCGACGCAATGTAA